In one Rhinopithecus roxellana isolate Shanxi Qingling chromosome 1, ASM756505v1, whole genome shotgun sequence genomic region, the following are encoded:
- the MST1 gene encoding hepatocyte growth factor-like protein isoform X4: MGLWWVTVQPPARRMEWLPLLLLLTQCLGVPGQRSPLNDFQVLRGTELQHLLHAVVPGPWQEDVADAEECAGRCGPLLDCQAFHYNVSSHGCQLLPWTQHSPHTRLQRSGRCDLFQKKDYIRTCIMDNGVGYRGTVATTVGGLPCQAWSHKFPNDHRYTPTLRNGLEENFCRNPDGDPGGPWCYTTDPAVRFQSCGIKSCREAACVWCNGEDYRGAVDRTESGRECQRWDLQHPHQHPFEPSKFLDQGLDDNYCRNPDGSERPWCYTTDPQLEREFCDLPRCGSEAQPRHEATTVSCFRGKGEGYRGTANTTTAGVPCQRWDAQIPHQHRFTPEKYACKDLRENFCRNPDGSEAPWCFTLRPGMRVAFCYQIRRCADDVRPQDCYHGTGEQYRGTVSKTRKGVQCQRWSAETPHKPQFTFTPEPHAQLEENFCRNPDGDSHGPWCYTMDPGTPFDYCALRRCADDQPPSILDPPDQVQFEKCGKRVDRLDQRLSKLRVVGGHPGNSPWTVSLRNRQGQHFCGGSLVKEQWILTARQCFSSCHMPLMGYEVWLGTLFQNPQHGEPGLQRVPVAKMVCGPSGSQLVLLKLERSVTLNQRVALICLPPEWYVVPPGTKCEIAGWGETKGMGNDTVLNVALLNVISNQECNIKHRGRVRESEMCTDGLLAPVGACEGDYGGPLACFTHNCWVLEGIIIPNRVCARSRWPAVFTRVSVFVDWIHKVMRLA, translated from the exons ATGGGGCTGTGGTGGGTCACAGTGCAGCCTCCAGCCAGAAGGATGGAGTGGCTCCCACTCTTGCTACTTCTGACCCAATGCTTAGGGGTCCCTG GGCAGCGCTCGCCATTGAATGACTTCCAGGTGCTCCGGGGCACAGAGCTACAGCACCTGCTACATGCAGTGGTGCCCGGGCCTTGGCAGGAGGATGTGGCAGATGCTGAAGAGTGTGCTGGTCGCTGTGGGCCCTTACTGGACTGCCA GGCCTTCCACTACAATGTGAGCAGCCATGGTTGCCAACTGCTGCCATGGACTCAACACTCGCCCCACACGCGGCTGCAGCGTTCTGGGCGCTGTGACCTCTTCCAGAAGAAAG ACTACATACGGACCTGCATCATGGACAATGGGGTTGGGTACCGGGGCACCGTGGCCACAACCGTAGGTGGCCTGCCCTGCCAGGCTTGGAGCCACAAGTTCCCGAATGATCACAG ATACACGCCCACGCTCCGGAATGGCCTGGAAGAGAACTTCTGCCGTAACCCTGATGGCGACCCCGGAGGTCCTTGGTGCTACACAACAGACCCTGCCGTGCGCTTCCAGAGCTGCGGCATCAAATCCTGCCGGGAGG CCGCGTGTGTTTGGTGTAATGGCGAGGATTACCGCGGCGCGGTGGATCGCACGGAGTCAGGGCGCGAGTGCCAGCGCTGGGATCTCCAGCACCCGCACCAGCACCCCTTCGAGCCGAGCAA GTTCCTCGACCAAGGTCTAGACGACAACTATTGCCGGAATCCTGACGGCTCCGAGCGGCCCTGGTGCTACACTACGGATCCGCAGCTCGAGCGAGAGTTCTGTGACCTTCCCCGCTGCG GATCCGAGGCACAGCCCCGCCACGAGGCCACGACTGTCAGCTGCTTCCGCGGGAAGGGTGAGGGCTACCGGGGCACAGCCAATACCACCACCGCGGGCGTACCTTGCCAGCGTTGGGACGCACAAATCCCGCATCAGCACCGATTTACGCCAGAAAAATACGCGTGCAA AGACCTTCGGGAGAACTTCTGCCGGAACCCCGACGGCTCAGAGGCGCCCTGGTGCTTCACACTGCGGCCCGGCATGCGCGTGGCCTTTTGCTACCAGATTCGGCGCTGTGCGGACGACGTGCGGCCCCAGG ACTGCTACCACGGCACAGGGGAGCAGTACCGCGGCACGGTCAGCAAGACCCGCAAGGGTGTCCAGTGCCAGCGCTGGTCCGCTGAGACACCGCACAAGCCGCA GTTCACGTTTACCCCTGAACCGCATGCACAACTGGAGGAGAACTTCTGCCGGAACCCAGATGGGGATAGCCATGGGCCCTGGTGCTACACGATGGACCCAGGGACCCCATTCGACTACTGTGCCCTGCGACGCTGCG CTGATGACCAGCCGCCATCAATCCTAGACCCCCCAG ACCAGGTGCAGTTTGAGAAGTGTGGCAAGAGGGTGGATCGACTGGATCAGCGTCTTTCCAAGCTGCGTGTGGTTGGGGGCCATCCGGGCAACTCACCCTGGACAGTCAGCTTGCGGAATCG GCAGGGCCAGCATTTCTGCGGCGGGTCTCTAGTGAAGGAGCAGTGGATACTGACTGCCCGGCAGTGCTTCTCCTCCTG CCATATGCCTCTCATGGGCTATGAGGTATGGTTGGGCACCCTGTTCCAGAACCCACAGCATGGAGAGCCAGGCCTACAGCGGGTCCCAGTAGCCAAGATGGTGTGTGGGCCCTCAGGCTCCCAGCTTGTCCTGCTCAAGCTGGAGAG ATCTGTGACCCTGAACCAGCGTGTGGCCCTGATCTGTCTGCCTCCTGAATGGTATGTGGTGCCTCCAGGGACCAAGTGTGAGATTGCAGGCTGGGGTGAGACCAAAG GTATGGGTAATGACACAGTCCTAAATGTGGCTTTGCTGAACGTCATCTCCAACCAGGAGTGTAACATCAAGCACCGAGGACGTGTGCGGGAGAGCGAGATGTGCACTGATGGACTGTTGGCCCCTGTGGGGGCCTGTGAG GGTGACTACGGGGGCCCACTTGCCTGCTTTACCCACAATTGCTGGGTCCTGGAAGGAATTATAATTCCCAACCGAGTGTGCGCAAGGTCCCGCTGGCCAGCCGTCTTCACGCGTGTCTCTGTGTTTGTAGACTGGATTCACAAGGTCATGAGACTGGCTTAG
- the MST1 gene encoding hepatocyte growth factor-like protein isoform X5, with product MGLWWVTVQPPARRMEWLPLLLLLTQCLGVPGQRSPLNDFQVLRGTELQHLLHAVVPGPWQEDVADAEECAGRCGPLLDCQAFHYNVSSHGCQLLPWTQHSPHTRLQRSGRCDLFQKKDYIRTCIMDNGVGYRGTVATTVGGLPCQAWSHKFPNDHRYTPTLRNGLEENFCRNPDGDPGGPWCYTTDPAVRFQSCGIKSCREAACVWCNGEDYRGAVDRTESGRECQRWDLQHPHQHPFEPSKFLDQGLDDNYCRNPDGSERPWCYTTDPQLEREFCDLPRCEYRTPAKGGFGPSPRGISAIARGPTYIGPSKDPRHSPATRPRLSAASAGRVRATGAQPIPPPRAYLASVGTHKSRISTDLRQKNTRASEVGGGRWDVLPRVRREEGSHGLRAGGWRARTEWSACLETFGRTSAGTPTAQRRPGASHCGPACAWPFATRFGAVRTTCGPRTATTAQGSSTAARSARPARVSSASAGPLRHRTSRSEFTFTPEPHAQLEENFCRNPDGDSHGPWCYTMDPGTPFDYCALRRCADDQPPSILDPPDQVQFEKCGKRVDRLDQRLSKLRVVGGHPGNSPWTVSLRNRQGQHFCGGSLVKEQWILTARQCFSSCHMPLMGYEVWLGTLFQNPQHGEPGLQRVPVAKMVCGPSGSQLVLLKLERSVTLNQRVALICLPPEWSVTSSTEDVCGRARCALMDCWPLWGPVRVTTGAHLPALPTIAGSWKEL from the exons ATGGGGCTGTGGTGGGTCACAGTGCAGCCTCCAGCCAGAAGGATGGAGTGGCTCCCACTCTTGCTACTTCTGACCCAATGCTTAGGGGTCCCTG GGCAGCGCTCGCCATTGAATGACTTCCAGGTGCTCCGGGGCACAGAGCTACAGCACCTGCTACATGCAGTGGTGCCCGGGCCTTGGCAGGAGGATGTGGCAGATGCTGAAGAGTGTGCTGGTCGCTGTGGGCCCTTACTGGACTGCCA GGCCTTCCACTACAATGTGAGCAGCCATGGTTGCCAACTGCTGCCATGGACTCAACACTCGCCCCACACGCGGCTGCAGCGTTCTGGGCGCTGTGACCTCTTCCAGAAGAAAG ACTACATACGGACCTGCATCATGGACAATGGGGTTGGGTACCGGGGCACCGTGGCCACAACCGTAGGTGGCCTGCCCTGCCAGGCTTGGAGCCACAAGTTCCCGAATGATCACAG ATACACGCCCACGCTCCGGAATGGCCTGGAAGAGAACTTCTGCCGTAACCCTGATGGCGACCCCGGAGGTCCTTGGTGCTACACAACAGACCCTGCCGTGCGCTTCCAGAGCTGCGGCATCAAATCCTGCCGGGAGG CCGCGTGTGTTTGGTGTAATGGCGAGGATTACCGCGGCGCGGTGGATCGCACGGAGTCAGGGCGCGAGTGCCAGCGCTGGGATCTCCAGCACCCGCACCAGCACCCCTTCGAGCCGAGCAA GTTCCTCGACCAAGGTCTAGACGACAACTATTGCCGGAATCCTGACGGCTCCGAGCGGCCCTGGTGCTACACTACGGATCCGCAGCTCGAGCGAGAGTTCTGTGACCTTCCCCGCTGCG AGTACCGTACACCTGCGAAAGGTGGGTTTGGTCCCAGCCCCAGAGGGATCTCAGCTATAGCTCGGGGTCCGACCTATATCGGTCCATCGAAGGATCCGAGGCACAGCCCCGCCACGAGGCCACGACTGTCAGCTGCTTCCGCGGGAAGGGTGAGGGCTACCGGGGCACAGCCAATACCACCACCGCGGGCGTACCTTGCCAGCGTTGGGACGCACAAATCCCGCATCAGCACCGATTTACGCCAGAAAAATACGCGTGCAAGTGAGGTGGGGGGCGGGCGTTGGGACGTGCTGCCGCGGGTGAGACGGGAGGAGGGTAGTCACGGGCTTAGGGCTGGAGGCTGGCGGGCTAGGACTGAGTGGAGTGCCTGCTTAGAGACCTTCGGGAGAACTTCTGCCGGAACCCCGACGGCTCAGAGGCGCCCTGGTGCTTCACACTGCGGCCCGGCATGCGCGTGGCCTTTTGCTACCAGATTCGGCGCTGTGCGGACGACGTGCGGCCCCAGG ACTGCTACCACGGCACAGGGGAGCAGTACCGCGGCACGGTCAGCAAGACCCGCAAGGGTGTCCAGTGCCAGCGCTGGTCCGCTGAGACACCGCACAAGCCGCAGTGA GTTCACGTTTACCCCTGAACCGCATGCACAACTGGAGGAGAACTTCTGCCGGAACCCAGATGGGGATAGCCATGGGCCCTGGTGCTACACGATGGACCCAGGGACCCCATTCGACTACTGTGCCCTGCGACGCTGCG CTGATGACCAGCCGCCATCAATCCTAGACCCCCCAG ACCAGGTGCAGTTTGAGAAGTGTGGCAAGAGGGTGGATCGACTGGATCAGCGTCTTTCCAAGCTGCGTGTGGTTGGGGGCCATCCGGGCAACTCACCCTGGACAGTCAGCTTGCGGAATCG GCAGGGCCAGCATTTCTGCGGCGGGTCTCTAGTGAAGGAGCAGTGGATACTGACTGCCCGGCAGTGCTTCTCCTCCTG CCATATGCCTCTCATGGGCTATGAGGTATGGTTGGGCACCCTGTTCCAGAACCCACAGCATGGAGAGCCAGGCCTACAGCGGGTCCCAGTAGCCAAGATGGTGTGTGGGCCCTCAGGCTCCCAGCTTGTCCTGCTCAAGCTGGAGAG ATCTGTGACCCTGAACCAGCGTGTGGCCCTGATCTGTCTGCCTCCTGAATG GAGTGTAACATCAAGCACCGAGGACGTGTGCGGGAGAGCGAGATGTGCACTGATGGACTGTTGGCCCCTGTGGGGGCCTGTGAG GGTGACTACGGGGGCCCACTTGCCTGCTTTACCCACAATTGCTGGGTCCTGGAAGGAATTATAA
- the MST1 gene encoding hepatocyte growth factor-like protein isoform X10, which yields MGLWWVTVQPPARRMEWLPLLLLLTQCLGVPGQRSPLNDFQVLRGTELQHLLHAVVPGPWQEDVADAEECAGRCGPLLDCQAFHYNVSSHGCQLLPWTQHSPHTRLQRSGRCDLFQKKDYIRTCIMDNGVGYRGTVATTVGGLPCQAWSHKFPNDHRYTPTLRNGLEENFCRNPDGDPGGPWCYTTDPAVRFQSCGIKSCREAACVWCNGEDYRGAVDRTESGRECQRWDLQHPHQHPFEPSKFLDQGLDDNYCRNPDGSERPWCYTTDPQLEREFCDLPRCEYRTPAKGGFGPSPRGISAIARGPTYIGPSKDPRHSPATRPRLSAASAGRVRATGAQPIPPPRAYLASVGTHKSRISTDLRQKNTRASEVGGGRWDVLPRVRREEGSHGLRAGGWRARTEWSACLETFGRTSAGTPTAQRRPGASHCGPACAWPFATRFGAVRTTCGPRTATTAQGSSTAARSARPARVSSASAGPLRHRTSRSEFTFTPEPHAQLEENFCRNPDGDSHGPWCYTMDPGTPFDYCALRRCADDQPPSILDPPDQVQFEKCGKRVDRLDQRLSKLRVVGGHPGNSPWTVSLRNRASISAAGL from the exons ATGGGGCTGTGGTGGGTCACAGTGCAGCCTCCAGCCAGAAGGATGGAGTGGCTCCCACTCTTGCTACTTCTGACCCAATGCTTAGGGGTCCCTG GGCAGCGCTCGCCATTGAATGACTTCCAGGTGCTCCGGGGCACAGAGCTACAGCACCTGCTACATGCAGTGGTGCCCGGGCCTTGGCAGGAGGATGTGGCAGATGCTGAAGAGTGTGCTGGTCGCTGTGGGCCCTTACTGGACTGCCA GGCCTTCCACTACAATGTGAGCAGCCATGGTTGCCAACTGCTGCCATGGACTCAACACTCGCCCCACACGCGGCTGCAGCGTTCTGGGCGCTGTGACCTCTTCCAGAAGAAAG ACTACATACGGACCTGCATCATGGACAATGGGGTTGGGTACCGGGGCACCGTGGCCACAACCGTAGGTGGCCTGCCCTGCCAGGCTTGGAGCCACAAGTTCCCGAATGATCACAG ATACACGCCCACGCTCCGGAATGGCCTGGAAGAGAACTTCTGCCGTAACCCTGATGGCGACCCCGGAGGTCCTTGGTGCTACACAACAGACCCTGCCGTGCGCTTCCAGAGCTGCGGCATCAAATCCTGCCGGGAGG CCGCGTGTGTTTGGTGTAATGGCGAGGATTACCGCGGCGCGGTGGATCGCACGGAGTCAGGGCGCGAGTGCCAGCGCTGGGATCTCCAGCACCCGCACCAGCACCCCTTCGAGCCGAGCAA GTTCCTCGACCAAGGTCTAGACGACAACTATTGCCGGAATCCTGACGGCTCCGAGCGGCCCTGGTGCTACACTACGGATCCGCAGCTCGAGCGAGAGTTCTGTGACCTTCCCCGCTGCG AGTACCGTACACCTGCGAAAGGTGGGTTTGGTCCCAGCCCCAGAGGGATCTCAGCTATAGCTCGGGGTCCGACCTATATCGGTCCATCGAAGGATCCGAGGCACAGCCCCGCCACGAGGCCACGACTGTCAGCTGCTTCCGCGGGAAGGGTGAGGGCTACCGGGGCACAGCCAATACCACCACCGCGGGCGTACCTTGCCAGCGTTGGGACGCACAAATCCCGCATCAGCACCGATTTACGCCAGAAAAATACGCGTGCAAGTGAGGTGGGGGGCGGGCGTTGGGACGTGCTGCCGCGGGTGAGACGGGAGGAGGGTAGTCACGGGCTTAGGGCTGGAGGCTGGCGGGCTAGGACTGAGTGGAGTGCCTGCTTAGAGACCTTCGGGAGAACTTCTGCCGGAACCCCGACGGCTCAGAGGCGCCCTGGTGCTTCACACTGCGGCCCGGCATGCGCGTGGCCTTTTGCTACCAGATTCGGCGCTGTGCGGACGACGTGCGGCCCCAGG ACTGCTACCACGGCACAGGGGAGCAGTACCGCGGCACGGTCAGCAAGACCCGCAAGGGTGTCCAGTGCCAGCGCTGGTCCGCTGAGACACCGCACAAGCCGCAGTGA GTTCACGTTTACCCCTGAACCGCATGCACAACTGGAGGAGAACTTCTGCCGGAACCCAGATGGGGATAGCCATGGGCCCTGGTGCTACACGATGGACCCAGGGACCCCATTCGACTACTGTGCCCTGCGACGCTGCG CTGATGACCAGCCGCCATCAATCCTAGACCCCCCAG ACCAGGTGCAGTTTGAGAAGTGTGGCAAGAGGGTGGATCGACTGGATCAGCGTCTTTCCAAGCTGCGTGTGGTTGGGGGCCATCCGGGCAACTCACCCTGGACAGTCAGCTTGCGGAATCG GGCCAGCATTTCTGCGGCGGGTCTCTAG
- the MST1 gene encoding hepatocyte growth factor-like protein isoform X2 — protein sequence MGLWWVTVQPPARRMEWLPLLLLLTQCLGVPGQRSPLNDFQVLRGTELQHLLHAVVPGPWQEDVADAEECAGRCGPLLDCQAFHYNVSSHGCQLLPWTQHSPHTRLQRSGRCDLFQKKDYIRTCIMDNGVGYRGTVATTVGGLPCQAWSHKFPNDHRYTPTLRNGLEENFCRNPDGDPGGPWCYTTDPAVRFQSCGIKSCREAACVWCNGEDYRGAVDRTESGRECQRWDLQHPHQHPFEPSKFLDQGLDDNYCRNPDGSERPWCYTTDPQLEREFCDLPRCGSEAQPRHEATTVSCFRGKGEGYRGTANTTTAGVPCQRWDAQIPHQHRFTPEKYACKDLRENFCRNPDGSEAPWCFTLRPGMRVAFCYQIRRCADDVRPQGEARAWGLELGLEAWNRRARARSRPDGCPHPPQTATTAQGSSTAARSARPARVSSASAGPLRHRTSRSEFTFTPEPHAQLEENFCRNPDGDSHGPWCYTMDPGTPFDYCALRRCADDQPPSILDPPDQVQFEKCGKRVDRLDQRLSKLRVVGGHPGNSPWTVSLRNRQGQHFCGGSLVKEQWILTARQCFSSCHMPLMGYEVWLGTLFQNPQHGEPGLQRVPVAKMVCGPSGSQLVLLKLERSVTLNQRVALICLPPEWYVVPPGTKCEIAGWGETKGMGNDTVLNVALLNVISNQECNIKHRGRVRESEMCTDGLLAPVGACEGDYGGPLACFTHNCWVLEGIIIPNRVCARSRWPAVFTRVSVFVDWIHKVMRLA from the exons ATGGGGCTGTGGTGGGTCACAGTGCAGCCTCCAGCCAGAAGGATGGAGTGGCTCCCACTCTTGCTACTTCTGACCCAATGCTTAGGGGTCCCTG GGCAGCGCTCGCCATTGAATGACTTCCAGGTGCTCCGGGGCACAGAGCTACAGCACCTGCTACATGCAGTGGTGCCCGGGCCTTGGCAGGAGGATGTGGCAGATGCTGAAGAGTGTGCTGGTCGCTGTGGGCCCTTACTGGACTGCCA GGCCTTCCACTACAATGTGAGCAGCCATGGTTGCCAACTGCTGCCATGGACTCAACACTCGCCCCACACGCGGCTGCAGCGTTCTGGGCGCTGTGACCTCTTCCAGAAGAAAG ACTACATACGGACCTGCATCATGGACAATGGGGTTGGGTACCGGGGCACCGTGGCCACAACCGTAGGTGGCCTGCCCTGCCAGGCTTGGAGCCACAAGTTCCCGAATGATCACAG ATACACGCCCACGCTCCGGAATGGCCTGGAAGAGAACTTCTGCCGTAACCCTGATGGCGACCCCGGAGGTCCTTGGTGCTACACAACAGACCCTGCCGTGCGCTTCCAGAGCTGCGGCATCAAATCCTGCCGGGAGG CCGCGTGTGTTTGGTGTAATGGCGAGGATTACCGCGGCGCGGTGGATCGCACGGAGTCAGGGCGCGAGTGCCAGCGCTGGGATCTCCAGCACCCGCACCAGCACCCCTTCGAGCCGAGCAA GTTCCTCGACCAAGGTCTAGACGACAACTATTGCCGGAATCCTGACGGCTCCGAGCGGCCCTGGTGCTACACTACGGATCCGCAGCTCGAGCGAGAGTTCTGTGACCTTCCCCGCTGCG GATCCGAGGCACAGCCCCGCCACGAGGCCACGACTGTCAGCTGCTTCCGCGGGAAGGGTGAGGGCTACCGGGGCACAGCCAATACCACCACCGCGGGCGTACCTTGCCAGCGTTGGGACGCACAAATCCCGCATCAGCACCGATTTACGCCAGAAAAATACGCGTGCAA AGACCTTCGGGAGAACTTCTGCCGGAACCCCGACGGCTCAGAGGCGCCCTGGTGCTTCACACTGCGGCCCGGCATGCGCGTGGCCTTTTGCTACCAGATTCGGCGCTGTGCGGACGACGTGCGGCCCCAGGGTGAGGCCCGAGCTTGGGGGCTAGAGCTGGGGCTGGAAGCCTGGAACCGGAGGGCCAGGGCGAGGTCTCGGCCTGATGGCTGCCCCCACCCGCCGCAGACTGCTACCACGGCACAGGGGAGCAGTACCGCGGCACGGTCAGCAAGACCCGCAAGGGTGTCCAGTGCCAGCGCTGGTCCGCTGAGACACCGCACAAGCCGCAGTGA GTTCACGTTTACCCCTGAACCGCATGCACAACTGGAGGAGAACTTCTGCCGGAACCCAGATGGGGATAGCCATGGGCCCTGGTGCTACACGATGGACCCAGGGACCCCATTCGACTACTGTGCCCTGCGACGCTGCG CTGATGACCAGCCGCCATCAATCCTAGACCCCCCAG ACCAGGTGCAGTTTGAGAAGTGTGGCAAGAGGGTGGATCGACTGGATCAGCGTCTTTCCAAGCTGCGTGTGGTTGGGGGCCATCCGGGCAACTCACCCTGGACAGTCAGCTTGCGGAATCG GCAGGGCCAGCATTTCTGCGGCGGGTCTCTAGTGAAGGAGCAGTGGATACTGACTGCCCGGCAGTGCTTCTCCTCCTG CCATATGCCTCTCATGGGCTATGAGGTATGGTTGGGCACCCTGTTCCAGAACCCACAGCATGGAGAGCCAGGCCTACAGCGGGTCCCAGTAGCCAAGATGGTGTGTGGGCCCTCAGGCTCCCAGCTTGTCCTGCTCAAGCTGGAGAG ATCTGTGACCCTGAACCAGCGTGTGGCCCTGATCTGTCTGCCTCCTGAATGGTATGTGGTGCCTCCAGGGACCAAGTGTGAGATTGCAGGCTGGGGTGAGACCAAAG GTATGGGTAATGACACAGTCCTAAATGTGGCTTTGCTGAACGTCATCTCCAACCAGGAGTGTAACATCAAGCACCGAGGACGTGTGCGGGAGAGCGAGATGTGCACTGATGGACTGTTGGCCCCTGTGGGGGCCTGTGAG GGTGACTACGGGGGCCCACTTGCCTGCTTTACCCACAATTGCTGGGTCCTGGAAGGAATTATAATTCCCAACCGAGTGTGCGCAAGGTCCCGCTGGCCAGCCGTCTTCACGCGTGTCTCTGTGTTTGTAGACTGGATTCACAAGGTCATGAGACTGGCTTAG
- the MST1 gene encoding hepatocyte growth factor-like protein isoform X6, translated as MLRGPWAFHYNVSSHGCQLLPWTQHSPHTRLQRSGRCDLFQKKDYIRTCIMDNGVGYRGTVATTVGGLPCQAWSHKFPNDHRYTPTLRNGLEENFCRNPDGDPGGPWCYTTDPAVRFQSCGIKSCREAACVWCNGEDYRGAVDRTESGRECQRWDLQHPHQHPFEPSKFLDQGLDDNYCRNPDGSERPWCYTTDPQLEREFCDLPRCEYRTPAKGGFGPSPRGISAIARGPTYIGPSKDPRHSPATRPRLSAASAGRVRATGAQPIPPPRAYLASVGTHKSRISTDLRQKNTRASEVGGGRWDVLPRVRREEGSHGLRAGGWRARTEWSACLETFGRTSAGTPTAQRRPGASHCGPACAWPFATRFGAVRTTCGPRTATTAQGSSTAARSARPARVSSASAGPLRHRTSRSEFTFTPEPHAQLEENFCRNPDGDSHGPWCYTMDPGTPFDYCALRRCADDQPPSILDPPDQVQFEKCGKRVDRLDQRLSKLRVVGGHPGNSPWTVSLRNRQGQHFCGGSLVKEQWILTARQCFSSCHMPLMGYEVWLGTLFQNPQHGEPGLQRVPVAKMVCGPSGSQLVLLKLERSVTLNQRVALICLPPEWYVVPPGTKCEIAGWGETKGMGNDTVLNVALLNVISNQECNIKHRGRVRESEMCTDGLLAPVGACEGDYGGPLACFTHNCWVLEGIIIPNRVCARSRWPAVFTRVSVFVDWIHKVMRLA; from the exons ATGCTTAGGGGTCCCTG GGCCTTCCACTACAATGTGAGCAGCCATGGTTGCCAACTGCTGCCATGGACTCAACACTCGCCCCACACGCGGCTGCAGCGTTCTGGGCGCTGTGACCTCTTCCAGAAGAAAG ACTACATACGGACCTGCATCATGGACAATGGGGTTGGGTACCGGGGCACCGTGGCCACAACCGTAGGTGGCCTGCCCTGCCAGGCTTGGAGCCACAAGTTCCCGAATGATCACAG ATACACGCCCACGCTCCGGAATGGCCTGGAAGAGAACTTCTGCCGTAACCCTGATGGCGACCCCGGAGGTCCTTGGTGCTACACAACAGACCCTGCCGTGCGCTTCCAGAGCTGCGGCATCAAATCCTGCCGGGAGG CCGCGTGTGTTTGGTGTAATGGCGAGGATTACCGCGGCGCGGTGGATCGCACGGAGTCAGGGCGCGAGTGCCAGCGCTGGGATCTCCAGCACCCGCACCAGCACCCCTTCGAGCCGAGCAA GTTCCTCGACCAAGGTCTAGACGACAACTATTGCCGGAATCCTGACGGCTCCGAGCGGCCCTGGTGCTACACTACGGATCCGCAGCTCGAGCGAGAGTTCTGTGACCTTCCCCGCTGCG AGTACCGTACACCTGCGAAAGGTGGGTTTGGTCCCAGCCCCAGAGGGATCTCAGCTATAGCTCGGGGTCCGACCTATATCGGTCCATCGAAGGATCCGAGGCACAGCCCCGCCACGAGGCCACGACTGTCAGCTGCTTCCGCGGGAAGGGTGAGGGCTACCGGGGCACAGCCAATACCACCACCGCGGGCGTACCTTGCCAGCGTTGGGACGCACAAATCCCGCATCAGCACCGATTTACGCCAGAAAAATACGCGTGCAAGTGAGGTGGGGGGCGGGCGTTGGGACGTGCTGCCGCGGGTGAGACGGGAGGAGGGTAGTCACGGGCTTAGGGCTGGAGGCTGGCGGGCTAGGACTGAGTGGAGTGCCTGCTTAGAGACCTTCGGGAGAACTTCTGCCGGAACCCCGACGGCTCAGAGGCGCCCTGGTGCTTCACACTGCGGCCCGGCATGCGCGTGGCCTTTTGCTACCAGATTCGGCGCTGTGCGGACGACGTGCGGCCCCAGG ACTGCTACCACGGCACAGGGGAGCAGTACCGCGGCACGGTCAGCAAGACCCGCAAGGGTGTCCAGTGCCAGCGCTGGTCCGCTGAGACACCGCACAAGCCGCAGTGA GTTCACGTTTACCCCTGAACCGCATGCACAACTGGAGGAGAACTTCTGCCGGAACCCAGATGGGGATAGCCATGGGCCCTGGTGCTACACGATGGACCCAGGGACCCCATTCGACTACTGTGCCCTGCGACGCTGCG CTGATGACCAGCCGCCATCAATCCTAGACCCCCCAG ACCAGGTGCAGTTTGAGAAGTGTGGCAAGAGGGTGGATCGACTGGATCAGCGTCTTTCCAAGCTGCGTGTGGTTGGGGGCCATCCGGGCAACTCACCCTGGACAGTCAGCTTGCGGAATCG GCAGGGCCAGCATTTCTGCGGCGGGTCTCTAGTGAAGGAGCAGTGGATACTGACTGCCCGGCAGTGCTTCTCCTCCTG CCATATGCCTCTCATGGGCTATGAGGTATGGTTGGGCACCCTGTTCCAGAACCCACAGCATGGAGAGCCAGGCCTACAGCGGGTCCCAGTAGCCAAGATGGTGTGTGGGCCCTCAGGCTCCCAGCTTGTCCTGCTCAAGCTGGAGAG ATCTGTGACCCTGAACCAGCGTGTGGCCCTGATCTGTCTGCCTCCTGAATGGTATGTGGTGCCTCCAGGGACCAAGTGTGAGATTGCAGGCTGGGGTGAGACCAAAG GTATGGGTAATGACACAGTCCTAAATGTGGCTTTGCTGAACGTCATCTCCAACCAGGAGTGTAACATCAAGCACCGAGGACGTGTGCGGGAGAGCGAGATGTGCACTGATGGACTGTTGGCCCCTGTGGGGGCCTGTGAG GGTGACTACGGGGGCCCACTTGCCTGCTTTACCCACAATTGCTGGGTCCTGGAAGGAATTATAATTCCCAACCGAGTGTGCGCAAGGTCCCGCTGGCCAGCCGTCTTCACGCGTGTCTCTGTGTTTGTAGACTGGATTCACAAGGTCATGAGACTGGCTTAG